CTGTAATCCAAatcatgtcttttttttaatacaatcaTTAAGTATTTGGGACACAATGCTCTTACCTTTTATAGTGATGTCTCCTATGATCTCAAAATATCACATTTACTTGATTCAGTCTTgaaataatcattttaaatgACATGTATAGTATATGAAATGGTCAATAAAACAGCAGTTGTTACCAAAAATGTCTTTAAAGTAGCTTTATAGCTGACGCTTTCTAAACTCTGATGTCAGCcctttattatttgtgtttatgtttagcCACAGAAATCCAGAGTTGTCCCAACACCAGTAAACTTTACCATCACACCAGACACCCTGCAAAACACCCGTGAGGTGAGGAAACCAAGTCATGTCCTAAATTCATTTCACAGCTGCATGTTGATACTTGACCACTATGAACTTCCTTTGTTTTCAGAGGAGTTTACTGCCAAAGTTTCTAATCAGAGGTCACTTAGACGCCACCAACTGTGTGATCAGCCAGCCTCTAActggagaggtggtggtggagcactCAGACGTTCCCATCAAGAGTATCGAGCTGCAGCTTGTGCGAGTGGAGACCTGCGGTAAGTTGCTGCTGTGATGTTCCTGGACCCCTCTTGGCTTTGCAGCAGCAAAGCCTCTTGTTTTCTAAACGCCTGCCGTGTTCAGGTTGTGCTGAAGGCTACGCCAGAGATGCCACAGAGATCCAGAACATCCAGATCGCTGAAGGAGACGTCTGCCATGGCCTCTCTATTCCCATCTATATGATCTTCCCCAGACTGTTCACCTGCCCCACATTAGAGACCACCAACTTTAAAGTCGgtgagtaaataaaaaaattatatgtatatacatgGAGTAGAAATGGAGTTCGAGAAAACTATCTAGATAAGCCTAAAAGTTATGCATACCTTTAAAAtctaaagaaaattaaaaattattGCTCTCATGTCTTTCAGAGTTTGAAGTCAACATTGTGGTTGTGCTTCATGATGACCATCTGATCACAGAGAACTTCCCTCTGAAGCTGTGCAGAATCTGAACCTATAGAAGACCCATCAGCACACAGGCCTGCTGCCGCTCTCGGTAGACAACCCACTACACTATTTTTCCCCAAACACCAACATGTCCACTGCAGAAGACATGATGCCCCAGGTTTGTTTAGAAATGTAAGCAAAATAAATGCAGACAGGTTCTTCTGATAATGAGTTGTGACTTTAATAGGACAGTTGCCTTTCTAAATATAACCTAAATAGACACTATACGGACTTGTGTGATGTCATAATTAGTGAAGTTCAAATCTCTTACTGTACCACAATGTTTAGTAAACTTGAACAGCATTAGATGCTTAAACAAACATGACTGGTTTAGTGACATTTAATGGTGAAATTTTTGCTGAAGAGCAGTAGAAATGGCAACATGCTACAGACATATTTTGAAGagtttaataaaacaattagtaataaaaaaaacaagccattTAGGTAGTATAGAAGAGGATGCAAATCTAGGCATTATGGGACTTGCCGTCTCCTGCCAGTCAGCACAGGGAAATCTTCAGGCAGCAAGGCATGATCTCTGCAAGTGGGACAAGTGCTCTGCTCCTTGAGCCACGACCTGATACACTGAACACAAGTGGTACACATTAAAACCAGCTGATGCTGAATgcacattcatgtttttatgGTTAATTCTGTTTTGCTAGTGTGAATGTCCTGTGAAGGTAGGAAGATCTAATAAAAAATCCTCCACTGCTCAGCCACCAGTTGAAACTTCGTCCTCACCTCGTTGTGGAAGCTGTGTCTGCACTCAAGCACACAGATGTCGTCTGCAGTCATGTCTTCATGGCAGATGATGCAGGGATCCTCCATGTTTAGCTGCAATAAAGACAGACATTGATTACTGACTGGTAACCCAGAAGAACTGTAGGATGATAATTCTGCTCTGTGTTCTTTTTTCTTCAGGTTATTCTTTAATGAGTGAAGGATTATGTTATGTTTAATGTATTATCAGGTCAATAATGAGTGTAAATTGCTGTGGTAATACATTACACCTGCTACATATTGGCATAACAAAGGCTCCCTTTGTTTACATTTACTTAAACTAAATTAACAGTTTGCTAATTTGTCCTAAGGCAGTTCCGGCTTATAAAAAGacaacagtaaatatttaatatagaATTTCTGCCTTAAATACACATTCCCTCCTTAATTATGCATTTATggattaaattttttttaattgaagcattcagctgtttaaaatgtggaattaaaacaatttgtaaatattaattttatttatctatttttttcattgtaacaaaatgtgaaaaatctAAGAGTGTGTGAGACCAACACGGTTACCTCGCAGAGTTTTGTAATGTCAGTCCACTTAATAGCTTTAGATAGTTTAGACTTACTGCACTGGAATGTGTTGTTCTTTGGTGTCCAACTGACTGCCAGACTGGAGCTGGGGTCACCAAAGGAGGAGTAGCGCTGTGAGCAGGATCCCCATTTCCTGCAGCGTTGGAGCTGCTGGAATTAATATTGTCCTGAAAGAGAGGATAAGACCATCAGTGGAATTACTCTTAGCAAACACATTGGTTTTCACAACTGCAAATAAAGAACCTTGGCCACAATGTTCTAGGTAATTTTGCATCTGCTAAAACCTTTAAAAAGTAGAGTTACCTGATGATCCAGGATTAGCTGGGTTACTCCACTAACGACACTCTCCACTGTCATGTTGGTAAGACTTCCACCACAGAAAGAACGGAACTCCTGAACAAACCTCATCAAATCTGatctgtgaaagaaaaaaaaaggtacaTTGTACCCAGGACATTTGTGGAAACTGCTGCCAGGCTTCTTTAGGTCACTTCTAGTCTGGAAGTGTTTGACTTAGTGGTTCATGTTACCTTTTGTAGCCAGGGAAAATGGTAGCAAGGCGCTCCATCGCTTTGTCAAACACGGTGGCATGTGCAGGCGCCAGTGGCCTATTGGGTTTGTgctgtggctgagctgcagcaaccggtgcctctgctgcagagagatGCACGGGTGATGGAGCTTTGTGTGGCATCTGGCCTGAAGCCTGAGAAGTAAATTCTTTGGCTGCTACAGAGAGctgcaacacacagaacaggaaacTTAACACTTAAATCAGATTTTTCCTATTTACTTACATGTTAAGTGTAAAAAGGAAGTTCATTAACATGTGAGGAGACTTACTGGTGCTGCTGAAGGTTCGGGCTGGTTTTTGATATTGACTGGAATCAACCCACTGAGTCTTATCCCGTTCTTCACTTGGTCGATCCGCTGCTGATACTGTGTCTGCCcaacagaacaaacaggaaCAGTGGCTTCAGCAAATACATTATAGGTTCTTTTCCACAATGCAAATGCAGACATACTacataaaaatgaaacactTATTTAAGGATATAAGTCATCTACCTGAGCAACAGAGATTTTCTCTTCAACTTCCTGGACAGTGGCCCTCCAGATGCTTTTAGTCTTTTCCAAGTCTGGGTTTGTGTATCTGAAAATATGAAGGCATCACTCAGAAACCATCTGGTCCAGTTTTAGTCCATTCGGTACAGAGTAATGTACATCTGTGGTTTGTCTCCTTTACCTATTAGTGACATCATTGAGTTTGCTCAGCAAAGCCTTGGCATCTGCCAGCTCTGTGTGGAAGCCGTACAAAGTCTGATCCCGGGTGCTCTCCAACAACGACAACTAAAAGAACAAATCAAACAGGATTTTGATATTGTTGTTATTGAATAAAAAGTAACCTGCAACAGATATACCATGCACAGGAACCTCACAATGCTCAATAATGAGCAACCTACCtattataaaacaaaacctCCTTTGTACAATACTTTTCAATTAATATGCTGCTGAACTCTCAAATAGGCATCAGTCAAAGTTATGTCTATTAGGTGGCCAAGCCTTTCTCCTTCCGTCTCCAGCACAAACTCAACAGCAAGCATTTTCTACACTAGTCAGGGCCATTTAAACAGATTTATAGCAACATCCTTATTATATTGACTTAGATGTTACCTGAGCAGTGTGTGACCTCCTTTTAGCTGAGGCCAACAAGGCCTTACAGCGCTTGATCTCATCTTCCAGACTCATCTTCTCAGCCGCTGACTGATTTCTGTGTAACAAGAAGTGAATAAATGTCTGGTACATTTGAGTTTAGGCGTCGTCATTTCTGCCATCTCTGGTCTTACCCCAGCTCCAGGAAATCATTCAGCATTGCTTGatattgtttcttcttctctcggATGTTTCTGACCAGgctaaacaaatacacaatcaATGTAAACATGGCATTGctaaaataaactaaagaaCAGCCCAGAAGCCTCACCGCAATCCTTCAGTCTTACCTTCCCTGTTCCTCCACCAACTTTTCTGTGTCCAGCTTGAGGGATTTCAGGGCTTCCTGGTtggccttcttctccttctgaTCTTTCTTTACCTCCTCTTCCAGCTTCTGCTGGAACAGCATCAGCTCTGTATTGGTCACCTTGAGAGAAATGAAAGCCAATGCTTATAGTCCTTCAAATTCATCGCCTTCACTTAGAATTCAATTTCACGGCAACTGGTCATCCAATCACTTGTATATTGGTGGTGATGTTCTGTATTTCTTCCTCAAGGCTGGCAGTTTCTTCTTTTTGCTTTACATTGATTTCGTCACAGCCGTTCgccatcatcttcatctgctgctccaactcctggttgtgttttgcctttttgttgAGGTCTCCCTGGAAGAAGGTCAAAAGAATAAATCAACAAGAAATCCAGTTAAACACACCctctgtaataaataaataaatagacatacagtagacatattgtatgtgtttgtttcacGTAATGCCAGTTGGGCAACTGTGCAATTTGGCCTCTAATGTTAACAGATTTGTTTTACATTCTAAAAGGTAGGAAGAAAATGCAGTACCTGCTAAGCTctatttaaaaataatcaacTCACCGAGCAGATTTCAAAAGGCTCATAAAGTTCTGTATTCACTGCTACACTCCTCATTGTATCTTGACATGTCTGTGAAGAATAAAAACGAACTgaaataatgtatttttacattacatctatttttattaaaagacAGCAAAATGTTGGCATTAACCTGAACTGCTGCATGTTTGAACAAAATGTTTTCCTCAGGCATCAAGGAGTCTTTTTGCCAGCCATCTTCACATGTATAAAGATCCATAAGATCCGAAAAATCAATGTTCCCATAGTCAATATTGGAAAAGTAAGGCTCTTGCAGTTGATCGTCACCATTGCTCCAGTGAGAGTAAAGATTGGGCCCAGACTCATACGCATATAGATGAGGATTTGGGAGATACACTTCAGCCTCTGCAGATAAATAATTGTCCAGACAGTTTGAATAAGCAGCTTTAGTAAATTCAGGGTTTGTGTCAGGATCCTCTAGATCATCCAGCTCATCGAGAAGGCTTCCATGTCCAGcctgctgcagtgacacagCATGCTTAGCCAGACCAATACACCTCCCCATCTTTATGAATCGAAGGGAATTCAGGAGGAAGGCCTCAATGCCGCCTGCCTCCTGGATGTTCAACTGGGCCACCGAAGGAAAATGTTCCAATTCACCCACCAACAGAGGGTCCTCAGCAACCAGAGGGCCATGCTCTTCCAAGATTTGGGCAAAGTAGCTGCAGTAGTAGAAAGGTAATCATTTCAACTTATATGAAGAAGAGTAAGGGTTATGTGTAGATACATCATGAATTAATGATTTTAGGAAAGAACATTATACATGTTTGGATTTAAACGTGTAAATCATCATAGGGCAGCGCGTTACTCAGGCCTATCAAAACACTTATCTACCACATGAATGACCTGATATATTTTGCACTTACTCATACAAAGTCTCTTTTGTTGGGTCGGGGTTGTTGTCCAAAATGTTATTACACTGACTTCTGCTTCTGGCGCCGTTGTACTGGCGCTCAAAATCAGCCACTTGATCTCGAAGGTGGCTCGGCACACTGAAAGGTTCAGCAGGATCTAGGAATAATCTGTTAATAACAAGGAGGCTGATTAGAACCAGTTACAAAATTATAACTGCAGCAACAATCTATGTACAATATGTTGTTTGTGCTACTTACAAAGAATCATCTTCAAAATAGTCTTGGTCCCAGTCATCTCTTGGAGTTACACCCCTCCCCCCAGATAAAATAATAACACCCTAAAGAGAGAACCGGAAATGTGTCAATGTGATGCTACACTACTGCGTTTCTCTCTGCAGCCAACAACTACTAATCCAGCCCCTCACCTTTggctctttctgtttcttttttcgGCCTCGATTCTTAGTTTTCATAAGAGaattctgaaacacaaacaaacacattgtaCTGTTAAAAAGATTCCGACAAATCTATATAATCATATTAAGCAGAGCATTAAGCTGTGTCAACATTTTTAGAAGCTGCACCACTTTGCCAAAGTGTAGAAGAAGAAGTAGTGATTAACAGGAGGGTGAGTTTGATTTGTAGCCATTTTTACATTATCATTAAGATACCATGATTTTATCACTAAACACTGGACCTGTGCAGGGGACAGTGTACAAAACTACTGCTGGTTAAGTCCAATTATTTATCAGTATAGCTACATAACTACTACACTAAATAGACTCACGTTATCACTTTCATCAGACTTTTTTAAGACTGAACAATGtccatctgaaaaacaaaagttaACATGTGAGGTCAGGGCAAAGATTATACAGGTCTTAATAGCAAATATTGATTAAATGAACATGCTCACCCATCATATCAAAATATTCATCGAGTATAGTGTGGCAGGAAGGATACTGATCCCTGTGCTCCTCCAAAGCCCAGATAAAAAGTCTTGTGTCATGCGGCGGGGCCCGTTTCAGGTATTCAGTCACAGTCAAGCTGATGTTTGATAAAAGCTCGGGCGTAGTACTAAGTTTCTCCATTATTAAATCCTCCACTGGACCAAATCTGAGCAGAAGATTCAAGTCCAGCTGCTCCAAGTGCTCTGCATATCGCTCAATGAAAGATTTTGCAGCAGTCAGGCCTgagtaaaaaaagtaaatcaaAATTGAGGTTAAACCTGACCAATAATGTTTAGGCACATATTTGGGTGTGTTTTCTATCACAGCTCGGAACAACATCATGCTAAATAATGACCTGCATTGTTGAGCTTGCACGCCCAGGTGTTCAGTTTGGGGTTCACATCCTCACAGCTACTGAGCTCCTGGATGAAGACGCGAGCCCAGACCCGGTTCTTCCTCTCTAGAAGCAGCTCGAACACCTGaccaacagtctgcagagcCTCCTGCTGCCAGTTCAGCATCCTCTGAGCCAACCGGTTCCCTCGTGACAAGTCCAGCTCCAGCCAGGGTTTGAGACTGGTGGTCAGGGCAGACACCTGGAGgcccttctcctccctcaggaGCTCCATGTTCTGGCTGATCTGAAGAAGAACCCGATCCCTGTACAACAACCAAGCTAAAACAGAGGGGAGGGAACAATaagaaccaaaaacaaagtTAGCATGCAGCTCTAAGCAATAGATACTCTAAATTAATTTTTAAAACTGCAGATGTCAACATCATACCACAAACTGATTACACCAAGATATTAGATGTAAGAGATTACGAAaaccaaaaaatgaaaaaagagaaacaccATAAATGCAGAAATGTTTGAAATCACTAATGCCTCTGAcagttgtgtgtttcagacgtGTCGGTAGATATATCACCTTTTTGCTGAATCTGACTTGCCGTGTCTTCTTTTTTTGGCAGAATGTCATCATGATTGACAACCGTCTCCTTTTCTTGAAATGACAACTTATGCTGCTTTCTCTTATGCCTGCGTTCTTCTTTTGATTTCAATTTCTTTAGACTAAAACAGAGAAAAGatgaaattttaattttttttttaactgagaATGGGTTTGGTTtgtatttaatttcagtttaaaGCATGTGGGTAATTTCTTCAAGCATTATTGCCGTCTTACCTTGTACATTTCTGATTTACTTTTGGCTTCTTCTCAGTCTGTGGTCTGACAAT
This Betta splendens chromosome 14, fBetSpl5.4, whole genome shotgun sequence DNA region includes the following protein-coding sequences:
- the ttc3 gene encoding E3 ubiquitin-protein ligase TTC3 isoform X2, with protein sequence MFDSGPEYGYDFEDDTYSYLPRCPPAEMFEQWGRIPVETKKDAAERMKVCAFWHPILLQPESSNIAFWAADVGLISHRGNDDLSLKHLCKIEILETILKAMEKGSLKIEPTRQIFLLSNGLTSDPDHYGVLRVAVDWLARIEGSGIVQQIAELGDRATTVAILQVVFTEFAKYIQEMASNTERTMKALMARPQEYLMEKCEEMKRRGNEKYQKQEYEDALKYYSRAIRHYPENHIIYGNRALCYIRCKNYLKAVVDGKRATLIKPHWAKGHYRYCEALFLLGEVKMAVKANLMAQKECKSDHDGLKDLEQQQQKFIIETSNPKAGQLKSKNKRSGSANRPGTVESQSAKANYKAGDASKAPQTKVSAVKQSKQPVKSERSTQADSSTKDSKPSKSDFSSKNGKDESSTAVRKKKNACFQSKEEKVVDSKAVCKELRSIVQDAHTALTDLRSRNAVQAFTQAVFIVESNTPEELGLSTVDVLLLSYGLVCALTDVGQPEELAKAHFHLEKIKSAEERTFHCLVYYATGRVYLKENRFAVALQRFLDSLQMVKNKITPGKLTWPLTKEIVKETELDYFKEILESAIELCKFPPIPDAICRLENCLVPFKAEIYFTDPDFKGFIRLSCCHNCIVEYHITCWKTFKTSSSSDKNDKDFLLEMCLTPDCVGKICNIQIYGQTGLLKCKFEAGIVRPQTEKKPKVNQKCTSLKKLKSKEERRHKRKQHKLSFQEKETVVNHDDILPKKEDTASQIQQKAWLLYRDRVLLQISQNMELLREEKGLQVSALTTSLKPWLELDLSRGNRLAQRMLNWQQEALQTVGQVFELLLERKNRVWARVFIQELSSCEDVNPKLNTWACKLNNAGLTAAKSFIERYAEHLEQLDLNLLLRFGPVEDLIMEKLSTTPELLSNISLTVTEYLKRAPPHDTRLFIWALEEHRDQYPSCHTILDEYFDMMDGHCSVLKKSDESDNNSLMKTKNRGRKKKQKEPKGVIILSGGRGVTPRDDWDQDYFEDDSLLFLDPAEPFSVPSHLRDQVADFERQYNGARSRSQCNNILDNNPDPTKETLYDYFAQILEEHGPLVAEDPLLVGELEHFPSVAQLNIQEAGGIEAFLLNSLRFIKMGRCIGLAKHAVSLQQAGHGSLLDELDDLEDPDTNPEFTKAAYSNCLDNYLSAEAEVYLPNPHLYAYESGPNLYSHWSNGDDQLQEPYFSNIDYGNIDFSDLMDLYTCEDGWQKDSLMPEENILFKHAAVQTCQDTMRSVAVNTELYEPFEICSGDLNKKAKHNQELEQQMKMMANGCDEINVKQKEETASLEEEIQNITTNIQVTNTELMLFQQKLEEEVKKDQKEKKANQEALKSLKLDTEKLVEEQGSLVRNIREKKKQYQAMLNDFLELGNQSAAEKMSLEDEIKRCKALLASAKRRSHTAQLSLLESTRDQTLYGFHTELADAKALLSKLNDVTNRYTNPDLEKTKSIWRATVQEVEEKISVAQTQYQQRIDQVKNGIRLSGLIPVNIKNQPEPSAAPLSVAAKEFTSQASGQMPHKAPSPVHLSAAEAPVAAAQPQHKPNRPLAPAHATVFDKAMERLATIFPGYKRSDLMRFVQEFRSFCGGSLTNMTVESVVSGVTQLILDHQDNINSSSSNAAGNGDPAHSATPPLVTPAPVWQSVGHQRTTHSSALNMEDPCIICHEDMTADDICVLECRHSFHNEVRTKFQLVAEQWRIFY
- the vps26c gene encoding vacuolar protein sorting-associated protein 26C, yielding MSATLDIRLKRANKVYREGEVVAGVIVLASKEPLQHHGITLSMEGLVNLQLSSKSVGVFEAFYNSVKPIQLISTNIEVAKAGKIPGGKTEIPFEFPLHAKGNKVLYETYHGVFVNIQYTLRCDLKRSLLAKDLSRNCEFIVHCQPQKSRVVPTPVNFTITPDTLQNTRERSLLPKFLIRGHLDATNCVISQPLTGEVVVEHSDVPIKSIELQLVRVETCGCAEGYARDATEIQNIQIAEGDVCHGLSIPIYMIFPRLFTCPTLETTNFKVEFEVNIVVVLHDDHLITENFPLKLCRI
- the ttc3 gene encoding E3 ubiquitin-protein ligase TTC3 isoform X1; protein product: MFDSGPEYGYDFEDDTYSYLPRCPPAEMFEQWGRIPVETKKDAAERMKVCAFWHPILLQPESSNIAFWAADVGLISHRGNDDLSLKHLCKIEILETILKAMEKGSLKIEPTRQIFLLSNGLTSDPDHYGVLRVAVDWLARIEGSGIVQQIAELGDRATTVAILQVVFTEFAKYIQEMASNTERTMKALMARPQEYLMEKCEEMKRRGNEKYQKQEYEDALKYYSRAIRHYPENHIIYGNRALCYIRCKNYLKAVVDGKRATLIKPHWAKGHYRYCEALFLLGEVKMAVKANLMAQKECKSDHDGLKDLEQQQQKFIIETSNPKAGQLKSKNKRSGSANRPGTVESQSAKANYKAGDASKAPQTKVSAVKQSKQPVKSERSTQADSSTKDSKPSKSDFSSKNGKDESSTAVRKKKNACFQSKEEKVVDSKAVCKELRSIVQDAHTALTDLRSRNAVQAFTQAVFIVESNTPEELGLSTVDVLLLSYGLVCALTDVGQPEELAKAHFHLEKIKSAEERTFHCLVYYATGRVYLKENRFAVALQRFLDSLQMVKNKITPGKLTWPLTKEIVKETELDYFKEILESAIELCKFPPIPDAICRLENCLVPFKAEIYFTDPDFKGFIRLSCCHNCIVEYHITCWKTFKTSSSSDKNDKDFLLEMCLTPDCVGKICNIQIYGQTGLLKCKFEAGIVRPQTEKKPKVNQKCTSLKKLKSKEERRHKRKQHKLSFQEKETVVNHDDILPKKEDTASQIQQKAWLLYRDRVLLQISQNMELLREEKGLQVSALTTSLKPWLELDLSRGNRLAQRMLNWQQEALQTVGQVFELLLERKNRVWARVFIQELSSCEDVNPKLNTWACKLNNAGLTAAKSFIERYAEHLEQLDLNLLLRFGPVEDLIMEKLSTTPELLSNISLTVTEYLKRAPPHDTRLFIWALEEHRDQYPSCHTILDEYFDMMDGHCSVLKKSDESDNNSLMKTKNRGRKKKQKEPKGVIILSGGRGVTPRDDWDQDYFEDDSLLFLDPAEPFSVPSHLRDQVADFERQYNGARSRSQCNNILDNNPDPTKETLYDYFAQILEEHGPLVAEDPLLVGELEHFPSVAQLNIQEAGGIEAFLLNSLRFIKMGRCIGLAKHAVSLQQAGHGSLLDELDDLEDPDTNPEFTKAAYSNCLDNYLSAEAEVYLPNPHLYAYESGPNLYSHWSNGDDQLQEPYFSNIDYGNIDFSDLMDLYTCEDGWQKDSLMPEENILFKHAAVQTCQDTMRSVAVNTELYEPFEICSGDLNKKAKHNQELEQQMKMMANGCDEINVKQKEETASLEEEIQNITTNIQVTNTELMLFQQKLEEEVKKDQKEKKANQEALKSLKLDTEKLVEEQGSLVRNIREKKKQYQAMLNDFLELGNQSAAEKMSLEDEIKRCKALLASAKRRSHTAQLSLLESTRDQTLYGFHTELADAKALLSKLNDVTNRYTNPDLEKTKSIWRATVQEVEEKISVAQTQYQQRIDQVKNGIRLSGLIPVNIKNQPEPSAAPLSVAAKEFTSQASGQMPHKAPSPVHLSAAEAPVAAAQPQHKPNRPLAPAHATVFDKAMERLATIFPGYKRSDLMRFVQEFRSFCGGSLTNMTVESVVSGVTQLILDHQDNINSSSSNAAGNGDPAHSATPPLVTPAPVWQSVGHQRTTHSSALNMEDPCIICHEDMTADDICVLECRHSFHNECIRSWLKEQSTCPTCRDHALLPEDFPVLTGRRRQVP